A single window of Prochlorothrix hollandica PCC 9006 = CALU 1027 DNA harbors:
- a CDS encoding J domain-containing protein encodes MKENLFSINPYAVLGLSRSVSTAEITKAMGEAMKRKQFPIDVIAKAQKSLMNPQKRILADYLYPILPVVQRFKKQDYSELDVPSPTLEFLPQFDKLEEEIENSRSITPSDEALGKMLFSSLSTTELSVFQSNTLEDDLYQFDPKEKPFNNLNLPVLASLESVPLGFKMRTMKPQGQRTRNRLLRILIVTLSLIITLLVSLVIFFAAKLGFVNSKSFTNSVPISPQLAIEPTPERSQPLPSRYSNSILNTPSVTPIQDSNLLPMPTLSPQSEDVVKKRSNHKFPADTCGDRDPGGANTWYPVYVNYSEKNLSIVKNRYCRDAISHYRDNIGLHSIQIASFLNRSDAQAFAELMQHEIGSGEVGEPNQRNVDAQVSIQSRQRSAYNFPTNTCGDRNPGGANTWYPVYINYSERNLSLVKNRYCRDAMRKYRENFGLYSIQVASFLTQADAQKFSEIMRNEVGSGEVGEGLYLLE; translated from the coding sequence ATGAAAGAAAATCTCTTTTCTATTAATCCTTACGCTGTGCTTGGATTATCCAGATCGGTATCAACTGCTGAGATAACAAAGGCAATGGGTGAAGCAATGAAACGTAAACAGTTTCCCATTGATGTTATTGCTAAAGCCCAGAAGAGTTTAATGAATCCTCAAAAGAGAATTTTGGCGGATTACCTGTACCCAATTCTTCCAGTTGTTCAACGATTTAAAAAACAGGATTATTCTGAACTAGATGTACCTTCACCTACTTTAGAGTTTTTACCTCAATTTGATAAGTTAGAAGAGGAAATTGAAAATAGTCGCTCGATTACTCCATCAGACGAAGCTCTAGGGAAAATGTTATTCTCCAGTTTAAGCACAACAGAATTATCAGTTTTTCAATCCAATACTCTAGAGGATGATTTGTATCAATTTGATCCGAAAGAGAAACCTTTTAATAACCTAAACCTTCCAGTTTTAGCTTCTCTAGAATCAGTTCCATTAGGTTTCAAAATGCGAACGATGAAACCTCAAGGGCAACGCACCAGAAATAGGCTTCTAAGAATACTAATAGTGACACTTAGTTTAATCATTACACTGCTGGTCTCATTAGTTATATTTTTTGCAGCTAAGTTAGGCTTTGTCAATTCAAAAAGTTTTACAAATTCTGTACCTATTTCTCCTCAGTTAGCGATTGAACCAACGCCAGAGAGATCACAGCCTTTGCCTTCAAGATATAGCAATTCTATCCTAAACACACCTTCGGTTACTCCAATCCAGGATTCAAACCTTCTGCCTATGCCTACACTTTCTCCTCAATCTGAAGACGTAGTAAAAAAACGATCGAACCATAAATTTCCGGCTGATACTTGTGGCGATCGTGATCCCGGAGGAGCCAATACATGGTATCCAGTTTACGTGAATTATAGTGAGAAAAATTTGTCTATAGTTAAAAACCGCTACTGTCGGGATGCAATCAGTCACTATCGTGACAATATTGGATTGCATTCAATCCAGATTGCTTCATTTTTAAATCGATCAGATGCTCAAGCATTTGCTGAACTGATGCAGCATGAAATTGGCAGCGGAGAAGTAGGAGAACCGAATCAGCGTAACGTCGATGCACAAGTTTCAATTCAATCTCGACAACGATCGGCCTATAATTTTCCGACTAACACCTGTGGCGATCGTAATCCTGGAGGAGCTAATACATGGTATCCAGTTTACATTAACTACAGTGAGAGAAATTTATCTTTAGTCAAAAATCGCTACTGTCGGGATGCCATGAGAAAATACCGTGAAAATTTTGGCTTATATTCAATTCAAGTTGCTTCATTTTTAACCCAAGCAGATGCTCAGAAATTTTCTGAAATTATGAGGAATGAAGTTGGCAGCGGGGAAGTAGGAGAAGGATTATATTTATTGGAGTAA
- a CDS encoding metallophosphoesterase family protein, whose protein sequence is MVRFARFFKTGRCPQPYPPQPFPNTRFQFAGIAVPSLALLLTLGLGACATDPIAQESAGIDTPPLSSPTIAATPSPDPTPSPPPSPLPPATAAIVARLGTPPFNPPKGDLRFAVISDLNQAYGSTTYDPEVAETVALLPYWQPDLVLGGGDMVAGQSLSLSVAEIQAMWAAFDRIVAAPLRQGGIPFGFTLGNHDGSGAPNGSGGYTFQRDRDLAAQYWRDPRHDPGITWVDRGQFPFYYTFTQGQAFFLVWDGSTSEIPPAQLAWVKTALQSPAAQSAASRILVSHLPLYAVAAGRNKPGEVMTQADDLRAMLEQFHVNTYVSGHHHAYYPGQRGTLDLLHAGLIGSGPRALIDQPNPSPKTLTLVDLDYGTGQTTYTTYNAETWQTIALASLPRFLLGHNGRVRRRDLEASDLTPAEENLCEQRLGSDRCEP, encoded by the coding sequence ATGGTCAGGTTTGCCCGATTTTTCAAAACTGGTCGATGCCCCCAGCCTTACCCGCCGCAACCCTTCCCGAACACTAGGTTCCAGTTTGCCGGGATTGCGGTTCCCTCCTTAGCCCTGTTGCTGACGCTGGGTCTGGGGGCTTGTGCCACGGACCCCATTGCCCAGGAATCCGCCGGTATCGATACCCCGCCCCTGTCTAGCCCGACGATCGCCGCTACTCCCTCCCCCGATCCCACTCCCAGCCCCCCACCGTCCCCCCTGCCCCCCGCCACAGCGGCGATCGTCGCCCGTCTGGGCACCCCCCCCTTTAATCCCCCCAAAGGCGACCTACGGTTTGCGGTGATCAGTGACCTCAACCAAGCCTATGGCTCCACCACCTACGACCCCGAAGTCGCCGAGACCGTGGCCCTGCTGCCCTATTGGCAACCGGATCTGGTGTTGGGGGGGGGCGACATGGTGGCGGGCCAGAGCTTGAGCCTGTCGGTGGCGGAGATTCAAGCCATGTGGGCCGCCTTTGACCGGATCGTGGCGGCTCCCCTGCGGCAAGGGGGGATTCCCTTTGGCTTTACCTTGGGGAACCATGACGGCTCCGGTGCCCCCAATGGGTCGGGGGGCTATACGTTTCAGCGCGATCGCGATCTTGCTGCCCAATATTGGCGCGATCCCCGCCATGATCCCGGCATTACCTGGGTCGATCGCGGCCAATTCCCCTTTTACTACACCTTTACCCAGGGCCAAGCCTTTTTCCTGGTCTGGGATGGCTCCACCAGCGAGATTCCCCCCGCCCAATTGGCTTGGGTTAAGACCGCCCTCCAAAGCCCCGCCGCCCAATCTGCCGCCAGCCGCATTCTAGTCAGCCATCTGCCCCTCTATGCCGTGGCGGCAGGGCGCAACAAGCCGGGGGAAGTGATGACCCAAGCAGACGATCTGCGGGCCATGTTGGAGCAATTCCACGTCAATACCTATGTCAGCGGCCATCACCACGCCTATTACCCCGGCCAGCGGGGCACCTTAGACTTGCTCCATGCCGGTCTCATTGGTTCCGGTCCCCGTGCCCTCATCGACCAGCCCAACCCCAGCCCCAAAACCTTAACCCTGGTGGATTTGGACTATGGCACTGGCCAAACCACCTACACCACCTACAACGCCGAAACCTGGCAAACCATTGCCCTGGCTAGCCTGCCCCGGTTTTTGCTGGGCCACAATGGTCGGGTGCGGCGGCGGGATCTGGAGGCATCGGATCTGACCCCCGCTGAGGAAAACCTCTGTGAGCAACGGTTAGGGTCCGATCGCTGTGAACCCTAG
- a CDS encoding LysM peptidoglycan-binding domain-containing protein: MTIKITCPVCQHPNIEDNTCPNCETDLTLIRMLMELPSVPQILDSQISKEAALPLSPDRSHKRHWSNAFVFLLTGIILGILGSAAIGFYSSRNLISTRPTPMLTPPIANPISPSPVPSVMPLKLSESEQRIKTNTCDGFQYFVRPGDSLTLVAWKFYGDADRWVQIVEANPTISKQVNVLEIGDVLLIPNSEAICS; encoded by the coding sequence ATGACGATCAAAATTACCTGCCCAGTCTGTCAGCATCCCAATATTGAGGACAATACCTGTCCCAATTGCGAGACCGATCTCACGTTGATTCGGATGCTGATGGAACTTCCCTCAGTTCCTCAAATACTGGATTCTCAAATATCAAAAGAAGCAGCACTTCCCCTATCTCCCGATCGCTCCCATAAGCGTCACTGGAGCAATGCTTTTGTGTTTCTCCTTACTGGGATAATCCTAGGCATTCTGGGCAGTGCAGCGATCGGTTTCTACTCTTCCCGGAATCTGATTTCCACTCGCCCTACGCCAATGCTAACGCCCCCGATAGCTAATCCCATCTCACCTTCACCTGTGCCTTCCGTTATGCCACTGAAACTATCAGAATCAGAACAAAGAATTAAAACTAATACCTGCGATGGATTTCAATATTTTGTGCGACCTGGGGATTCCCTCACCCTAGTTGCATGGAAATTTTATGGAGATGCCGATCGCTGGGTGCAGATTGTCGAGGCAAACCCTACTATTAGCAAGCAGGTCAATGTTTTAGAGATTGGAGACGTGTTGCTGATTCCCAACTCGGAGGCAATCTGTTCATGA
- a CDS encoding nucleotide exchange factor GrpE — MIHISSEEHQKLISAKKYQELISELSHLLKEHFSLKQENSKQQQQFKSSSEELYLELLEVMDTVESLLNYVTESPEISPQFLKRLPRSISGIQQKLLDVLQRRQVCSITPKSIIADFQMCRVIDYEIREDLEENTILKTVRPGFSIEEKILRPVEVIVSKKS, encoded by the coding sequence ATGATTCACATTTCATCAGAAGAACACCAAAAGTTAATTTCAGCAAAAAAATACCAAGAGTTAATTTCAGAGCTTAGTCACCTGCTAAAAGAGCACTTCTCTCTTAAGCAGGAGAACAGCAAACAGCAGCAACAATTCAAGTCATCTAGCGAAGAGCTATATCTGGAACTCTTAGAAGTTATGGATACAGTGGAATCCTTACTGAATTATGTCACTGAAAGTCCTGAGATAAGTCCTCAGTTTCTCAAACGTTTACCCAGATCTATTTCTGGGATTCAACAAAAACTTCTGGATGTTCTACAACGGCGACAGGTGTGTAGCATTACACCTAAATCCATAATTGCAGATTTTCAGATGTGTCGAGTTATTGATTATGAAATTCGAGAAGACCTGGAAGAAAATACGATTTTAAAAACTGTCCGTCCAGGTTTTAGTATAGAAGAAAAGATATTACGTCCTGTTGAAGTGATTGTTTCAAAGAAGTCATAG
- a CDS encoding tetratricopeptide repeat protein — protein sequence MNLLQGLQEITHYKEEAQRAKDFAKKRQLREAVRIANHLIDFWSSLPQWEQVIWRLQIDNLPEELNQQCQRWQANFRQAVQIFEQAKSIQCSDQGDPTRTDILVEAINLYQMTNNLLYDLKIKITLKCCQQELHRRQNFKKLLTRAEQHVEQRYFKTACQLYQKAQQIYAIPSVEVSISNCQLQIEQEKQYLKKLQKSLQLAQSGQFNAAFKLLRLALKTFPRSDGNFLLKELVRVLKGKKHFNAGLLAEQQQEWQTAVASYQESKQILPEFFLCSFRLGIVAIKTQNFADAIQALEKSKGHRAAYIRGFAYARKNNFQQAQQEWQSLTAYPQVQAQSKIVTQIERHYKLQIMRRIEHDVNNNNLNSAKATSQKFLATFGANSIVKFNLENHIQASLIANQWKTDDWQKIYTVAEQMWSQKFNIETLHNWFVAAFYYAQADNKKLLDLIIAGSMALANLESDSSLKDIPWQANNSVNLSEFRTTVTELIGSLVDAVREQDMRYYLRLRDAYRVELLALKQIHSAYGVRFHDLYFTPGCYNHYQHFLLEVNYLPDILGTLYTPWGSAVAACLDGDSARAQTIKPNHDPSKSIEIFADHLISYYQGCHYLQSQQWRLAVDPLNRAKSTVQTKPEWQEEIDRFCVTQRQQISEDEEHIEFAQFWYDLLASSVSASYLAEYKTRQIHDQIVEEKISLSQALEQTKALVNIDKHNPVLSALIDELEYVQEREKVERLIKQERIDEAVRYAKRSRHERIRTDLRDFFIKILVEGMQSEHISGDELRLIGKWAYELDPHYPALQTLYSLLEIH from the coding sequence ATGAACTTGTTGCAAGGATTACAAGAAATTACCCACTACAAAGAAGAAGCACAACGAGCTAAAGATTTTGCTAAGAAACGCCAATTACGCGAGGCTGTCAGGATTGCCAATCACTTGATTGATTTCTGGTCTTCACTCCCTCAATGGGAACAGGTAATTTGGCGACTTCAGATTGACAATTTACCAGAAGAATTAAACCAGCAGTGCCAGCGTTGGCAAGCCAATTTCAGACAAGCAGTTCAAATCTTTGAACAGGCTAAAAGCATTCAATGCTCTGATCAAGGGGATCCGACTCGAACTGACATACTGGTAGAGGCAATTAATCTCTATCAAATGACTAATAACTTGCTCTATGATTTAAAGATTAAAATCACCTTGAAATGTTGCCAGCAGGAACTTCATCGTCGTCAGAACTTCAAAAAATTGTTAACTCGGGCAGAGCAGCACGTTGAACAACGCTACTTTAAGACCGCTTGCCAACTCTACCAAAAGGCTCAACAGATATATGCAATTCCATCAGTTGAGGTATCAATCTCAAACTGCCAACTTCAAATAGAACAGGAAAAACAGTATCTCAAAAAACTACAGAAAAGCCTTCAACTTGCCCAATCAGGACAATTTAATGCAGCGTTCAAGTTGTTAAGGTTGGCGCTAAAAACCTTCCCTCGTTCAGATGGAAATTTTTTGCTTAAAGAGTTGGTTCGCGTGCTTAAAGGTAAGAAACACTTCAATGCAGGATTGTTAGCAGAGCAACAACAGGAGTGGCAAACTGCTGTTGCTTCCTATCAGGAGTCTAAGCAGATCTTGCCTGAATTTTTTCTCTGTAGTTTTCGCCTGGGTATCGTGGCAATTAAAACCCAAAACTTTGCAGATGCGATTCAGGCGCTAGAAAAATCTAAAGGCCATCGAGCCGCTTATATTCGAGGATTTGCCTATGCCAGAAAAAATAATTTTCAGCAAGCGCAACAGGAGTGGCAGTCACTGACAGCTTATCCTCAAGTGCAGGCGCAATCTAAAATTGTTACTCAAATAGAGCGTCACTACAAATTACAGATTATGCGTAGAATTGAGCATGATGTCAATAATAATAATCTCAATTCAGCCAAGGCAACGAGCCAGAAATTTCTAGCAACATTCGGGGCTAATTCCATTGTTAAATTTAATCTAGAAAACCATATTCAAGCCTCACTCATTGCTAATCAATGGAAAACTGATGACTGGCAGAAAATTTATACAGTTGCTGAACAGATGTGGTCTCAAAAATTTAACATTGAGACACTACATAATTGGTTTGTTGCAGCATTTTACTATGCACAAGCCGACAACAAAAAGTTGCTGGATTTAATTATTGCTGGTTCAATGGCTCTTGCTAATCTTGAATCTGATTCATCTTTAAAGGATATTCCCTGGCAAGCAAACAATTCAGTTAATCTCTCTGAGTTTCGTACCACAGTCACAGAATTAATTGGCAGTTTGGTCGATGCTGTTCGGGAACAGGATATGCGGTACTATCTACGACTGCGTGACGCTTACCGTGTAGAACTACTGGCCCTCAAGCAAATTCATTCTGCTTATGGTGTCCGTTTTCATGACCTGTACTTTACCCCCGGTTGTTATAACCATTATCAACATTTTTTACTTGAAGTGAACTATCTGCCAGACATCTTAGGGACTCTTTATACACCCTGGGGTAGTGCAGTTGCAGCCTGTTTAGATGGTGATTCTGCCCGGGCGCAAACTATCAAGCCAAATCATGACCCCAGTAAATCTATCGAGATCTTTGCGGATCACCTAATTTCCTACTACCAGGGATGTCATTACCTCCAGAGTCAACAGTGGCGGCTTGCGGTCGATCCCCTCAATCGCGCAAAATCCACCGTCCAGACAAAGCCCGAATGGCAGGAAGAAATCGATCGTTTTTGTGTTACCCAACGACAGCAAATTTCTGAGGATGAGGAGCATATAGAGTTTGCCCAATTCTGGTATGATCTGTTGGCAAGTAGCGTATCTGCAAGCTACTTAGCTGAGTACAAAACCAGACAGATTCATGATCAGATTGTAGAGGAAAAAATTTCCTTGAGCCAAGCATTAGAACAAACAAAAGCTCTGGTTAATATTGATAAACACAATCCAGTTTTATCTGCTCTAATTGATGAGCTTGAATACGTTCAAGAAAGAGAAAAAGTTGAACGCTTGATAAAACAGGAAAGAATTGATGAAGCAGTTCGTTATGCTAAACGATCGCGTCATGAGCGTATTAGGACTGACTTAAGGGATTTCTTTATAAAAATCTTAGTTGAAGGAATGCAAAGCGAGCATATTTCTGGCGATGAATTACGCTTAATTGGAAAATGGGCTTATGAGCTTGACCCTCATTACCCTGCACTACAAACACTTTATAGTCTCTTGGAAATTCATTAG
- a CDS encoding tetratricopeptide repeat protein has protein sequence MTTALDRSLPTHCIPRRPTMQDPTYPRASAVNQQTYEQLKLALGLHLRRQLFIGICDNLNLRNQLAMQLHAELGQGQMQGGYGMPAGQLVSLMLDLNDPNPVGQVARWLQPQLQGGGDGTLPGVLGFQMLGIEHLTQQPPAVQRLFLSYLRSIDRSLIHFNFSLVLWVNRPWGYMIRQFAPECWNWCTGVFEFLGDPVPLISPLFDAPPATVNAAATSLAPPTPPAAPAPSPAPQGAYGDLLGILSQDLAHLTATDPKPRTLSETIPGTVPGTIPEAIPGTIPGTIPEGTLTPEDAPDGLLNQPPNPVPVPAAPSAVPQPPLDPSSRRLSPPRNAFEDDGDPEIDSFILRDYQGRLNQLVPVESLEALNAKLQGIRHPNPPTQPPADAAPGQDQNPPDSYSSDSYHQTQNGSGSEDSGHNGSIATNGHPGQNGLDQNTQAENGLSQNTQGQNGLSQNTQGQNTQGQNTQGQNTQAQNTQAQNTQEQNTQEQNTQEQNTQEQNGFSASPLLPPLGNSEAYGFSYQLPTSNIPPADPIDPQNPNATASGTEDTLPPANPYGSESEFPPLSPGAISPWSIADPDPNDTPSTLQDTNPEPHSQSSVIPDFPTETAILSLETAEMGQSLPPSSDLTEYPLDPSLSLEDQGLTPQDPRTAEPHSLDQSSSSPDPSPEDDLLPAPPATIADLKSRIEQLRQDQAPLSALAAAYLDLGRYYRTRIEEGNTQPPILEGAVMAYEQVLEWLCFSEVSPAELGNVAWSDILNDLGTLYWMAARSPSSGDLAAQYLNQAVQSYQLGLKKTDEGEQPRSYAMLQNNLGTVYSDLAQQGDTLGNLRLAITAYTAALRHRRPDTDPLKFAATQNNLGTAYWHLAQHEQPVHNLQAAIVAYGQALHYYQPQQEPTSYAMIQNNLGTAYWNLAQHMQQSKQPLPGSEGVSCKDWLLLAVDAYRSALHYRTLETAPAGYAATQNNLGTAYWHLANLCEDMDPKHGDYMKLSIQAYEAALEAAHQVTYRDRSGILSFDRYATYNNLGMAHFQWATHLHSQGSAFPRHPLDWSAEDHLLAALKNQIRAVQGWQSQPEFYQTALTHAVQTIRCFYDHWGTTGQNKALAQIPGELLSVIMAKI, from the coding sequence GTGACTACCGCCCTCGATCGCTCCCTTCCAACCCACTGCATTCCCCGTCGGCCCACCATGCAAGACCCGACCTACCCGCGTGCCTCTGCTGTCAACCAACAGACCTATGAGCAACTCAAGCTCGCTCTGGGTCTCCATCTCCGTCGCCAGCTCTTCATTGGCATCTGCGATAACCTCAATTTGCGTAACCAACTGGCTATGCAGCTCCACGCGGAACTGGGCCAGGGCCAGATGCAGGGCGGGTATGGGATGCCCGCTGGCCAATTGGTTAGTTTGATGCTGGATTTGAACGATCCCAACCCCGTGGGCCAGGTGGCGCGGTGGTTACAGCCCCAATTGCAGGGTGGGGGCGATGGCACCTTGCCGGGTGTTTTAGGGTTTCAGATGTTGGGCATTGAGCACTTAACCCAACAGCCCCCCGCCGTTCAACGTCTGTTTTTAAGCTATTTACGATCCATCGATCGCAGCCTCATCCATTTCAACTTTAGTTTAGTACTGTGGGTCAACCGGCCTTGGGGCTATATGATCCGCCAGTTTGCGCCAGAGTGCTGGAATTGGTGTACGGGGGTTTTTGAATTCCTGGGGGATCCGGTGCCCCTGATCTCTCCCCTCTTTGATGCGCCCCCGGCAACGGTCAATGCTGCGGCCACTTCCCTCGCGCCCCCCACTCCTCCCGCTGCCCCCGCTCCCTCCCCTGCCCCCCAGGGAGCCTATGGGGATCTGTTGGGTATTCTGTCCCAAGATTTGGCCCATCTCACGGCAACGGATCCTAAACCCCGGACACTCTCAGAGACGATCCCAGGGACGGTTCCAGGGACGATCCCAGAGGCAATCCCAGGAACGATCCCAGGGACGATCCCAGAGGGGACCCTAACCCCAGAGGATGCCCCCGATGGATTGCTGAACCAACCCCCTAACCCCGTCCCTGTCCCGGCTGCCCCTAGCGCTGTTCCCCAACCCCCCCTTGATCCCTCCTCCCGTCGTCTGTCTCCCCCCCGTAATGCCTTTGAAGATGACGGCGATCCGGAGATCGATTCCTTTATTCTCAGGGATTACCAGGGACGACTGAATCAGTTGGTGCCGGTGGAGTCCCTGGAAGCCCTCAATGCCAAGTTGCAAGGGATACGCCACCCGAACCCCCCCACCCAGCCCCCTGCTGACGCTGCTCCAGGTCAAGATCAAAATCCCCCAGACTCCTATTCCTCGGATTCCTATCACCAGACCCAAAACGGATCCGGTAGTGAGGATTCGGGACACAACGGATCGATCGCCACCAACGGCCACCCAGGCCAGAATGGTCTAGACCAGAATACTCAAGCTGAGAATGGCCTAAGTCAGAATACCCAAGGTCAGAATGGCTTAAGTCAGAATACCCAAGGTCAGAATACCCAAGGTCAGAATACCCAAGGTCAGAATACCCAAGCTCAGAATACTCAAGCTCAGAATACCCAAGAACAGAATACCCAAGAACAGAATACCCAAGAACAGAATACCCAAGAACAGAATGGCTTCAGTGCTAGCCCCCTCCTCCCGCCACTTGGAAACTCTGAAGCTTACGGCTTTTCCTATCAACTTCCCACCAGTAACATCCCCCCCGCCGACCCGATCGACCCGCAGAACCCCAATGCCACCGCCTCAGGGACTGAGGACACTCTCCCCCCCGCCAATCCCTATGGGTCAGAGTCGGAATTTCCCCCTCTTTCCCCTGGGGCGATATCTCCGTGGTCGATCGCAGATCCTGATCCAAACGACACGCCCAGTACCCTGCAAGACACCAACCCAGAACCCCATAGCCAGAGTTCTGTCATCCCAGATTTCCCCACAGAAACAGCGATCCTGTCCCTGGAAACTGCTGAAATGGGTCAGTCTCTGCCGCCCTCGTCCGATCTGACGGAATACCCCTTAGATCCCTCCCTCAGCCTTGAGGATCAGGGTCTAACCCCCCAAGATCCCAGGACAGCAGAACCCCACAGCTTAGATCAATCCTCCTCCTCCCCGGATCCGTCCCCAGAGGATGACCTCCTACCCGCTCCCCCCGCCACCATAGCGGATCTGAAAAGCCGTATTGAACAATTACGCCAGGATCAAGCGCCCCTTTCGGCCCTAGCGGCGGCTTATTTAGACCTGGGGCGCTATTATCGCACCCGCATTGAGGAAGGCAACACCCAGCCCCCCATTTTGGAAGGAGCAGTGATGGCCTATGAGCAGGTGCTAGAGTGGCTGTGCTTCAGTGAGGTATCCCCGGCAGAACTGGGCAATGTGGCCTGGTCCGACATCCTCAATGACTTGGGGACTTTGTACTGGATGGCCGCGCGATCGCCCAGCAGTGGTGACTTAGCCGCCCAATACTTGAACCAGGCGGTACAGTCCTATCAACTGGGTCTGAAAAAGACTGATGAAGGGGAGCAACCCCGCTCCTATGCCATGTTGCAGAATAATTTAGGCACTGTATACAGTGATTTGGCCCAACAGGGGGATACCCTGGGGAATCTGCGCCTTGCCATCACCGCCTATACAGCAGCCCTGCGCCACCGTCGCCCCGACACCGATCCCCTCAAGTTTGCCGCCACCCAAAATAACCTGGGCACCGCCTACTGGCACCTGGCCCAACATGAACAGCCAGTGCACAACCTCCAGGCGGCGATCGTGGCCTATGGCCAAGCCCTGCACTACTACCAACCCCAACAGGAACCCACCAGCTATGCCATGATCCAGAACAATCTGGGCACGGCTTACTGGAACTTGGCCCAACACATGCAGCAGTCCAAGCAACCCTTACCCGGTTCCGAAGGGGTCAGTTGTAAAGACTGGTTACTGTTGGCGGTGGATGCCTATCGATCGGCCCTCCACTACCGCACCCTGGAAACGGCCCCCGCTGGCTATGCTGCCACCCAAAATAACCTGGGCACCGCCTACTGGCACCTGGCTAATCTCTGCGAGGACATGGATCCGAAGCATGGGGACTATATGAAGCTCAGCATTCAAGCCTATGAAGCTGCCTTGGAAGCGGCCCATCAGGTGACTTACCGCGATCGATCGGGGATCTTGAGTTTCGATCGCTATGCCACCTACAACAACCTGGGCATGGCCCACTTCCAATGGGCCACCCATCTCCACAGCCAAGGGTCCGCTTTCCCCCGCCATCCTCTGGACTGGAGCGCCGAAGATCATTTACTAGCTGCCCTCAAAAACCAGATTCGAGCCGTTCAGGGCTGGCAGTCCCAACCGGAGTTCTATCAAACGGCCCTAACCCATGCCGTGCAAACCATTCGCTGTTTCTACGACCACTGGGGCACCACGGGCCAAAATAAAGCCCTAGCCCAAATCCCCGGCGAATTGCTCTCCGTGATCATGGCCAAAATCTAA
- a CDS encoding dihydroorotate dehydrogenase-like protein codes for MDLTTTYLGLPLKSPLIVGAAAPLTEDLDNLKRIEDAGAAAVVLHSLFEEQIRGERLELHHHSQFGTDSFAESLTYFPEPEIFHVGTQEYLNHIRQAKEQTDLPIIASINGSSLGGWIDYARQIQEAGADALELNIYAVPTDVATPAATIEAGYLEVVRAVRSHVTIPLAVKLSPYFTSLGHVATELVAAGANGLVLFNRFYQPDINIEDLSVQPLVLLSTPQDLRLPMRWIAILYGRVTADLIATSGVHKATDVLRLLMAGAQATQLVSVLLRHGIGHLATIEADLIQWLEDHEYESVKQLQGSMSQLHCPNPSEFERAQYMKAVQTYKPAWSKLTATAP; via the coding sequence ATGGATCTCACCACCACCTACCTCGGCCTACCCCTCAAGTCCCCCCTGATTGTGGGAGCTGCCGCCCCCCTCACCGAAGACCTGGATAACCTGAAACGCATTGAAGATGCTGGCGCTGCCGCTGTGGTGCTCCACTCCCTATTTGAGGAACAAATTCGGGGAGAACGGCTGGAATTACACCACCATTCCCAGTTTGGTACCGATAGCTTCGCTGAATCCCTCACCTACTTCCCCGAACCAGAAATTTTCCATGTGGGCACGCAGGAGTACCTCAACCATATTCGCCAAGCCAAGGAACAAACCGATCTGCCCATCATCGCCAGCATCAACGGATCGAGCTTAGGGGGCTGGATCGACTATGCTCGACAAATCCAGGAGGCGGGAGCCGATGCCCTGGAACTAAATATTTACGCGGTGCCCACGGATGTGGCGACCCCAGCGGCCACGATCGAAGCCGGTTACCTGGAGGTGGTGCGGGCGGTACGCTCCCATGTCACCATTCCCCTGGCGGTCAAGCTCAGTCCCTATTTCACCAGCTTGGGCCATGTGGCCACTGAACTGGTGGCGGCGGGGGCTAATGGTTTGGTGTTGTTTAACCGCTTTTATCAACCGGACATTAACATCGAAGATCTGTCAGTGCAGCCCCTGGTGCTGCTCAGCACTCCCCAGGATCTGCGACTGCCCATGCGTTGGATTGCCATTCTCTATGGTCGGGTCACGGCGGATCTGATAGCCACCAGTGGGGTCCACAAGGCCACAGATGTGTTGCGGTTGCTGATGGCGGGGGCACAGGCTACCCAGTTGGTCAGTGTTTTGTTGCGCCATGGTATTGGTCATTTGGCGACGATCGAGGCGGATCTCATCCAGTGGCTGGAAGATCACGAGTATGAGTCGGTGAAGCAACTCCAGGGCAGTATGAGCCAACTCCATTGCCCCAATCCCTCGGAATTTGAACGCGCCCAGTATATGAAGGCTGTCCAAACCTATAAACCCGCCTGGAGTAAACTAACCGCCACTGCCCCGTAA